A part of Actinomycetota bacterium genomic DNA contains:
- a CDS encoding Tn3 family transposase yields the protein MQSVFGDADAPIVVELAQNQIYKAFREVGRVMRTVALLRFLADSGLRARVTAATNKAEAYNGFSAWTPVRQPGRDRRERPGRAGKSVKWNSLLCNLIVFHTAIDMMEVIRQLVAEGGR from the coding sequence ATGCAAAGTGTCTTCGGTGACGCTGATGCGCCGATTGTCGTCGAACTCGCGCAAAACCAGATCTACAAGGCGTTCCGGGAGGTCGGGCGCGTGATGCGGACCGTGGCGCTGCTGCGGTTCCTCGCCGACTCGGGGCTGCGGGCACGGGTGACCGCGGCCACCAACAAGGCCGAGGCCTACAACGGGTTCTCCGCCTGGACCCCGGTTCGGCAACCAGGGCGTGATCGCCGAGAACGACCCGGCCGAGCAGGAAAGTCGGTCAAATGGAACTCGCTGCTGTGCAACCTGATCGTGTTCCACACCGCGATCGACATGATGGAGGTCATCCGGCAGCTGGTTGCCGAGGGTGGCAGGTGA